The Microplitis mediator isolate UGA2020A chromosome 8, iyMicMedi2.1, whole genome shotgun sequence genome has a window encoding:
- the LOC130673219 gene encoding calcineurin subunit B type 2, which translates to MGNESSLPMELCSNFDADEIRRLGKRFRKLDLDNSGALSIDEFMSLPELQQNPLVQRVIDIFDADGNGEVDFKEFIQGVSQFSVKGDKESKLRFAFRIYDMDNDGFISNGELFQVLKMMVGNNLKDTQLQQIVDKTILFADKDEDGKISFEEFCSVVGNTDIHKKMVVDV; encoded by the exons atg ggaAATGAAAGTTCTCTGCCTATGGAACTTTGTTCCAATT ttgACGCTGATGAAATAAGAAGATTAGGAAAAAGATTTCGTAAATTAGATCTTGATAATAGTGGAGCGTTAAGTATTGATGAGTTTATGTCATTACCAGAACTACAACAAAATCCATTGGTACAAAGAGTGATTGATATTTTTGACGCTGATGGTAATGGTGAGGTTGATTTCAAAGAATTCATTCAAGGTGTATCGCAATTCAGTGTCAag GGTGATAAGGAAAGTAAATTGAGATTCGCATTCCGAATTTACGACATGGATAATGATGGGTTTATAAGTAATGGCGAATTATTTCAAGTTCTTAAGATGATGGTTGGTAATAACCTTAAAGACACTCAACTTCAACAGATTGTTGATAAAACAATTTTGTTTGCCGATAAAGATGAAGACGGAAAGATAAGTTTTGAAGAATTTTGTTCG
- the LOC130673263 gene encoding transmembrane protein 50A — MTSCLENIQIPSCVWFEAGEKRNALMSMLAGTLFFTGWWFIIDAHAQYPEEMSGAYHVCGVFGTISLFMINSVTNAQIRGDAYNGGCLGARGARGWLFVGLVMGFAAVIAACWILFADFVAKDVKHSWPGVGLLLQNLFIFFGSLTYKFGRSEDQWG; from the exons atgacgTCTTGTTTAGAAAATATACAAATTCCATCTTGTGTTTGGTTTGAAGCTGGAGAAAAACGTAATGCATTGATGTCAATGCTCGCTGGTActctg ttttttacaGGATGGTGGTTTATTATTGACGCTCACGCTCAATATCCTGAAGAAATGTCAGGTGCATATCATGTATGTGGAGTTTTTGGTACAATATCACTATTTAt GATTAATTCAGTAACAAATGCCCAGATTCGTGGTGACGCATATAATGGTGGGTGTTTAGGTGCCAGAGGAGCACGTGGTTGGTTATTTGTTGGTCTTGTTATGGGATTTGCAGCTGTGATTGCTGCATGTTGGATATTATTCGCTGATTTCGTTGCTAAAG ATGTTAAGCACAGTTGGCCGGGTGTTGGCTTAttgttacaaaatttatttatattttttggatcacttACATACAAATTTGGAAGATCCGAAGATCAATGGGGTTGA